The genomic stretch CAATGCGTTTTAAGGCACGGGCTTTTGCTTTCTCTACAAACTCATCGTATATACGCTCATGAACGAAAGTGCGAGACCCGGCAGAACAGCACTGTCCCTGTATAAATTGGGTTATGTAGGTAAATAGGCAGGCAGACATTCTTCCAGTTAAGTCGAATGCGTATGACTATGCGGACCTGATTAAAGAATAAAGCAACATGTGCAAGTGCGACAGCCCTATCGATATCAGCATCGTCCATTATGATCATAGGAGATTTTCCTCCAAGCTCTAGTGTCACTGGTTTAAGATTGCTCTTTGCAGACAATTCGAGAACAATCTTTCCGGTATCAGTAGATCCAGTGAAAGCAAGCTGTTCGATTTAGGAAGCTATCAGAAACATAAGATGCAGAATCAGCATACAATAACTGTCACCATAAGATACAGAATCCATTGGTTCTTAAATCCCACAAATCCAAGAAAAAACAATGAATCTATGTTACCTTATCAACATCCATGTGACTAGCAATGGCTGCCCCAGCAGTTGGGCCAAATCCGGATATCACGTTCAAGACACCAGCAGGGAGACCGGCCTAAACCATTGTAGACATAAACCAGTATAACAAGATAAAATAAAGGCGGGCGAAGATCAAGACATTCTTTTTCTTGCAAGTAACAAATGTGGCTCTTCTATAAAACTAGTTTTCACTAGTCCAGCAGCGAGAGATTCAATATACCTGTTTATAAGTTATATATCCTTTTCTTTTCACTTTAATATTTGACCTTTctttttttcaaacaaaagagAACATATGGTTGTGTTGAAAACTTTGCATCAGATTGATGTATATGAAATTGCCTTATCACCTGGCCTAAAAAGAGTTTGGAAGAACACAATATTGCAAATACTTGTTACGATGCCTAAACGTTCACATAATGAAACTGCAAGAGTTGGATCGGGATCATGCCAATAGACAGAGACTCGGCGAATGCTACACATAACCATGAAAGTAGGCATCATTTTAGTAAAAAGGCATGATTAGGGCATAGAATGCAGAAGTGGGATGATGAAAGTAGAGTAAAAAGGGGGATGTGAGAACCAAATCAAACCTCAAGAAGTAGCTTCGATACATAAAGTGCCGATAGAGGAGTTTGCTCTGCGGTCTTCAACACAATTGTGTTCCCACAAGCTAGTGCAGGTCCTACCTTCCAAGCATACATAAGAAGTGGAAAATTCCATGGGATAATTTGGCCTGCAACACCAATTGGCTCGTGCAAAACCTGCACATGATGTTGACTATCAGCTGGCACTATAAGTCCATGAATCTTGTCTGCCCATCCTGGAAGATTAAGATAACTAGACATCTATCATCGAGAAATAAGAAGTTGGTGAGATCAAATTAGATCACAGATGTATGTATAACTGTACCTGCATAGTATCTCATCAACCGTGCCACTGTTGGAATTTCACTCCGATAAGACTGTTGATAAGGTTTCCCACTGTCCCAACTTTCTAGTGCAGCAATCTCATCATTGTGCTTCTCAATAAGATCAGCAAACCGATTAAGAATGCATGACCTTTCCTGTGCCCACAATTTGAGGTGAGTTACAACTTGCCATTTGTTAAAAAGAAGATCCAAACAGAAGAAGGCGTGAAAAGAATAGTTATAAACTTGgaacaaaaattttaaaacattacaTAACCAGTCATCTTGGGCCATGGCCCTTCATCAAATGCCTTGCGAGCAGCAATGACAGCTCTGTTGATATCTTCTGCATCTCCTTCAGCAACATGTGCAATCACTTCCCCAGTTCTAGGATCTAAAGTTGGGAAAGTCTTTCCTGGTACCAAATGATTCAAGTAACAATTTTTAAGTAGCACAAAAATTAAGCTGAACATACTGTTCAAAAGTCTATCTATTATAAGTTAAGATTGTGCCTCAAGAAAACCTAAAGAATCACCTGAAGCTGAGTCCACGAAATCTCCATTTATTAAAAGTTGTGTGTAGTTTACTTGAACTGGAGGGTGAATTGGTTCCTCAATC from Zingiber officinale cultivar Zhangliang chromosome 5B, Zo_v1.1, whole genome shotgun sequence encodes the following:
- the LOC121986242 gene encoding benzaldehyde dehydrogenase, mitochondrial-like, with the translated sequence MAAARRIASSLLACSSSYSSPALVLSLLRQGSASRVLRGVSTASLIEEPIHPPVQVNYTQLLINGDFVDSASGKTFPTLDPRTGEVIAHVAEGDAEDINRAVIAARKAFDEGPWPKMTGYERSCILNRFADLIEKHNDEIAALESWDSGKPYQQSYRSEIPTVARLMRYYAGWADKIHGLIVPADSQHHVQVLHEPIGVAGQIIPWNFPLLMYAWKVGPALACGNTIVLKTAEQTPLSALYVSKLLLEAGLPAGVLNVISGFGPTAGAAIASHMDVDKLAFTGSTDTGKIVLELSAKSNLKPVTLELGGKSPMIIMDDADIDRAVALAHVALFFNQGQCCSAGSRTFVHERIYDEFVEKAKARALKRIVGDPFKKGVEQGPQIDEEQFSKILRYIKSGIDSGATLVTGGDRIGNKGYYIQPTIFSDVQDEMKIAQDEIFGPVQSILKFRDLNEVIRRANASRYGLAAGVVTKNIDTANTLMRALRAGSVWINCFDVAGAAIPFGGYKMSGHGRERGIDSLMNYLQVKAVVTPLKEPCLAVNIIRTLTMICPCIL